The proteins below come from a single Streptomyces sp. B3I8 genomic window:
- a CDS encoding NAD-dependent epimerase/dehydratase family protein, which yields MTFHVVVGAGPTGTATALLLAESGDDVRVVTRRGTGPEHPRIELAAADITSGLAGLVTGAATLINCAMPAYTRWPEEAPALSDALVNAAEQTGAGYVSLSNGYGYGPVDGPLTDDLPLRPTTVKGRVRARMYRDGLAAHEAGRLRFAEVRAADYLGVNALATFNLFVGPQVRAGQEVVVPADPDVAHSWTYTGDVARTLVAVARSERSWGGVWHTPQTSDLSIRELANRFAAVDGRPRPAVREMTPLELHTAMADPMMVELAEMQYLFYRESVLDGSRTAAEFDLKPTPLDDVLRESAAAV from the coding sequence ATGACATTCCATGTTGTTGTTGGTGCCGGACCGACCGGCACCGCCACCGCGCTTCTGCTCGCCGAGTCCGGGGACGACGTCCGGGTGGTCACGCGACGCGGCACCGGACCGGAGCACCCACGGATCGAGCTTGCCGCCGCGGACATCACGTCCGGGCTGGCCGGCCTGGTCACGGGCGCCGCCACATTGATCAACTGTGCGATGCCGGCCTACACCCGATGGCCGGAAGAGGCGCCCGCCTTGTCGGACGCCCTGGTGAACGCGGCCGAGCAGACCGGCGCGGGGTACGTGAGCCTGAGCAACGGCTACGGCTACGGCCCGGTCGACGGTCCGCTGACCGACGATCTGCCACTGCGCCCGACCACCGTCAAGGGCCGCGTGCGGGCGCGGATGTACAGAGACGGCCTCGCCGCGCACGAGGCGGGCCGGCTGCGGTTCGCGGAGGTCCGGGCGGCCGACTACCTCGGCGTGAACGCACTGGCCACGTTCAACCTGTTCGTCGGTCCCCAGGTGCGGGCCGGTCAGGAGGTCGTGGTCCCGGCTGATCCGGACGTGGCACACAGCTGGACCTACACGGGTGACGTGGCCAGGACGCTCGTTGCGGTGGCGCGGTCCGAGCGGTCGTGGGGCGGCGTCTGGCACACGCCGCAGACCTCGGACCTGTCGATCCGTGAGCTGGCGAACCGGTTCGCGGCGGTGGACGGCCGTCCGCGCCCGGCCGTCCGCGAGATGACGCCGCTGGAGCTCCACACGGCGATGGCGGACCCGATGATGGTCGAGCTGGCGGAGATGCAGTACCTGTTCTACCGCGAGAGCGTCCTGGACGGGTCACGGACGGCGGCCGAGTTCGATCTGAAGCCGACGCCGCTCGACGACGTGCTGCGGGAGTCGGCCGCCGCGGTCTAG
- a CDS encoding AraC family transcriptional regulator, whose translation MDVLSDVLVAMRTGNPKASRSINHAPWGVRFEQSTMAGCHVVLAGDCWLLSDHGEPLALGVGDVLFTPHGDGLALVDKLGSPIVEYEPRPDDATHMSEMRIDGAGVATELLCAYYMFDPARPHLLVADLPAIIHLPARDGQHPSLRSVVELLGNELLDPRPGAEAALPALIDMLLLYVLRAWLAEQPGDAAGWATVLRDPAIASALRQMHHGPEKPWTVEDLAAVAGLSRAAFAKRFTTVVGQPPLAYLTWWRMTTAARLLRESDASLRAVAARCGYSSEYAFGKAFKRAYNVAPGQYRAQCPR comes from the coding sequence GTGGATGTACTTAGCGACGTGCTGGTGGCCATGCGCACCGGAAACCCGAAGGCGTCCCGCTCCATCAACCACGCCCCGTGGGGTGTGCGCTTCGAGCAGAGCACGATGGCGGGCTGCCATGTCGTCCTGGCGGGCGACTGCTGGCTTCTGTCCGACCATGGCGAGCCGCTCGCACTGGGCGTCGGTGACGTCCTGTTCACCCCGCACGGAGACGGCCTGGCGCTCGTCGACAAGCTGGGCAGCCCGATCGTCGAATACGAGCCGCGACCCGACGACGCCACCCATATGAGCGAAATGCGCATCGACGGTGCCGGCGTGGCCACCGAGCTGTTGTGCGCCTACTACATGTTCGACCCGGCCCGCCCGCACCTGTTGGTGGCCGACCTCCCGGCGATCATCCACCTGCCGGCGCGGGACGGGCAGCACCCGTCGTTGCGCAGCGTGGTGGAGCTGCTGGGCAACGAGCTGCTGGACCCGCGCCCCGGCGCCGAGGCAGCGCTCCCGGCACTGATCGACATGCTGCTGCTGTACGTGCTGCGGGCGTGGTTGGCCGAGCAGCCCGGCGACGCGGCCGGGTGGGCCACCGTGCTGCGCGACCCTGCCATCGCGAGCGCGCTGCGCCAGATGCACCACGGCCCGGAGAAGCCGTGGACCGTCGAGGACCTCGCGGCGGTCGCGGGCCTGTCCCGCGCGGCGTTCGCCAAACGCTTCACCACGGTCGTCGGCCAGCCTCCCCTCGCGTATCTGACCTGGTGGCGGATGACGACCGCCGCCCGCCTCCTCCGCGAGTCCGACGCCTCGCTCCGCGCGGTCGCCGCCCGCTGCGGCTACAGCTCGGAGTACGCGTTCGGCAAGGCGTTCAAGCGCGCCTACAACGTGGCACCCGGTCAGTACCGCGCCCAGTGCCCGCGCTGA
- a CDS encoding ABC transporter ATP-binding protein, which yields MAAQQGQEQGRAGSGWARRLAGYAWRYPKDVVLALGSSLAGMALLALVPLITKVIIDDVIGDHSRSMGPWAGSLVGAAVLVYGLTYVRRYYGGRLALDVQHDLRTGMYDTITRLDGRRQDELSTGQVVGRATSDLQLIQGLLFMLPMTIGNVLLFVISLVIMAWLSLPLTLVALAVAPAVWFIAGRSRSRLHPATWYAQAQAAAVAGVVDGAVSGVRVVKGFGQEEQETGKLREVGRRLFAGRLRTIRMNARYTPALQAVPALGQVAMLALGGWLAVRGHITLGTFVAFSAYLAQLVGPVRMLAVVLTVGQQARAGAERVLELIDTEPSIVEGTKELPADAPATVEFDDVSFGYEDGRPVLQGLSFEIRPGETLAVVGSSGSGKSTVSLLLPRFYDVTHGAVLVGGHDVRELTFESLRAAIGLVPEDSFLFSDTVRANIAYGRPDATQEEIEAAARAAQAHRFIAELPGGYDTKVGEHGLTLSGGQRQRVALARAILTDPRLLVLDDATSAVDARVEHEIHEALKEVMRGRTTLLIAHRRSTLNLADRIAVLDDGRLADVGTHEELQARSPLYRRLLTDPDELGGVSPGHTPPAAALQEEDTSVRAELDAEFDAERGVTPRLWSGDREPKDTALSGMPATPELLAQVDALPPATDSPRVDEAAAVRPEESYGLRRLLRGFGRPLLVSLALVAVDAGMGLLLPILIRHGIDQGVDKLALGAVWAAAALALLAVAAQWSAQVAETRMTGRTGERVLYALRLKIFAQLQRLGLDYYERELTGRIMTRMTTDVDALSSFLQTGLVTAFVSVVTFFGIMVALLVLDLQLALVVFATLPPLILGTFFFRRASVKAYELARERVSAVNADLQESVSGLRIVQAFGRERDGRTHFAAGSHSYREARIRGQWLISVYFPFVQLLSSVAAAAVLVVGAHRIGAGTLTTGALVAYLLYIDLFFAPVQQLSQVFDGYQQATVSLGRIQELLREPTSTKSAGAPAEVGRLRGEIVFKDVHFSYGDEEEALSGITLTIPAGQTVAFVGETGAGKSTLVKLVARFYDPTRGRVLADGTDVRDLDLTAYRHRLGVVPQEAYLFPGTVRDAIAYGRPDATDAEVEAAARAVGAHEMIATLEGGYLHEVAERGRNLSAGQRQLIALARAELVDPDVLLLDEATAALDLATEAQVNQATDRLAGRRTTLVVAHRLTTAARADRVVVMDHGKVVEDGTHEALLAREGRYAHLWRTFVGEPVAAPT from the coding sequence GTGGCAGCGCAGCAGGGGCAGGAGCAGGGGCGAGCGGGATCCGGGTGGGCCCGGCGGCTCGCCGGGTACGCCTGGCGGTATCCGAAGGACGTCGTCCTCGCGCTCGGTTCCTCGCTGGCCGGCATGGCCCTGCTCGCGCTCGTCCCGCTGATCACCAAGGTGATCATCGATGACGTGATCGGCGACCACAGCCGCTCCATGGGCCCCTGGGCCGGCTCGCTGGTCGGCGCCGCCGTCCTCGTCTACGGGCTCACCTACGTCCGCCGCTACTACGGCGGACGGCTCGCGCTCGACGTGCAGCACGATCTGCGCACCGGGATGTACGACACGATCACCCGGCTCGACGGCCGCCGCCAGGACGAGCTGTCCACCGGGCAGGTCGTCGGCCGCGCCACCAGCGACCTCCAGCTCATCCAGGGGCTGCTGTTCATGCTCCCGATGACCATCGGGAACGTCCTGCTCTTCGTGATCTCCCTGGTGATCATGGCGTGGCTGTCGCTGCCGCTCACCCTCGTCGCGCTCGCCGTCGCCCCCGCCGTCTGGTTCATCGCGGGGCGCAGCCGGTCCCGGCTGCACCCCGCCACCTGGTACGCGCAGGCCCAGGCCGCCGCCGTCGCCGGGGTGGTGGACGGCGCCGTCAGCGGCGTCCGCGTGGTGAAGGGGTTCGGGCAGGAGGAGCAGGAGACCGGCAAGCTGCGCGAGGTCGGCCGGCGGCTGTTCGCGGGGCGGCTGCGCACCATCCGCATGAACGCCCGCTACACCCCCGCCCTCCAGGCCGTGCCCGCGCTCGGGCAGGTCGCGATGCTCGCGCTCGGCGGCTGGCTGGCGGTACGCGGGCACATCACGCTCGGCACGTTCGTCGCGTTCTCCGCCTACCTCGCCCAGCTCGTCGGCCCCGTCCGCATGCTCGCCGTCGTCCTCACCGTCGGCCAGCAGGCCCGCGCGGGCGCCGAGCGCGTCCTGGAGCTGATCGACACCGAGCCGTCGATCGTGGAGGGCACCAAGGAACTGCCCGCCGACGCCCCTGCCACCGTCGAGTTCGACGACGTCTCCTTCGGCTACGAGGACGGCCGTCCCGTCCTCCAAGGGCTCAGCTTCGAGATCCGCCCCGGCGAGACCCTCGCCGTCGTCGGCTCCTCCGGCTCCGGCAAGTCCACCGTCTCCCTCCTCCTCCCGCGCTTCTACGACGTCACCCACGGCGCCGTCCTCGTCGGCGGCCACGACGTGCGCGAACTGACCTTCGAGTCGCTGCGCGCGGCGATCGGACTGGTCCCCGAGGACTCGTTCCTCTTCTCCGACACCGTCCGCGCCAACATCGCCTACGGCCGCCCCGACGCGACCCAGGAGGAGATAGAGGCCGCCGCGCGCGCCGCCCAGGCGCACCGGTTCATCGCCGAACTGCCGGGCGGCTACGACACCAAGGTCGGCGAGCACGGACTCACCCTCTCCGGCGGCCAGCGCCAGCGCGTCGCGCTCGCCCGCGCGATCCTCACCGACCCCCGTCTGCTCGTCCTGGACGACGCCACCTCAGCCGTCGACGCCCGCGTCGAGCACGAGATCCACGAGGCGCTCAAGGAGGTCATGCGCGGCCGTACGACGCTGCTCATCGCGCACCGCCGCTCCACCCTCAACCTCGCCGACCGCATCGCCGTCCTCGACGACGGCCGCCTCGCCGACGTCGGCACCCACGAGGAACTCCAGGCCCGCAGCCCCCTCTACCGCAGGCTCCTCACCGATCCCGACGAGCTCGGCGGCGTCTCCCCGGGCCACACCCCGCCCGCCGCCGCCCTCCAGGAGGAGGACACCTCCGTACGGGCGGAACTGGACGCCGAGTTCGACGCCGAGCGCGGGGTCACCCCCCGGCTGTGGAGCGGCGACCGCGAGCCGAAGGACACCGCGCTGTCCGGGATGCCCGCCACTCCCGAACTCCTCGCCCAGGTCGACGCGCTGCCCCCGGCCACCGACAGCCCCCGCGTCGACGAGGCGGCCGCGGTACGGCCCGAGGAGTCCTACGGGCTGCGCCGCCTGCTGCGCGGCTTCGGCAGGCCGCTGCTGGTCAGCCTCGCGCTGGTCGCCGTCGACGCCGGAATGGGCCTCCTCCTGCCGATCCTGATCCGGCACGGGATCGACCAGGGCGTCGACAAGCTCGCCCTCGGCGCGGTCTGGGCCGCCGCCGCGCTCGCGCTGCTCGCCGTCGCCGCGCAGTGGTCGGCGCAGGTCGCCGAGACCCGGATGACCGGCCGCACCGGCGAACGCGTCCTGTACGCACTGCGCCTGAAGATCTTCGCCCAGCTCCAGCGTCTCGGCCTCGACTACTACGAGCGCGAGCTGACCGGCCGCATCATGACGCGGATGACGACGGACGTCGACGCCCTGTCCTCCTTCCTCCAGACCGGCCTGGTCACCGCGTTCGTCTCGGTCGTCACCTTCTTCGGCATCATGGTGGCGCTGCTCGTCCTCGACCTCCAGCTCGCCCTCGTCGTCTTCGCCACCCTGCCGCCGCTGATCCTCGGCACGTTCTTCTTCCGCCGGGCCAGCGTGAAGGCGTACGAACTGGCGCGCGAGCGCGTCTCGGCCGTCAACGCCGACCTCCAGGAGTCGGTGTCCGGGCTGCGGATCGTGCAGGCGTTCGGGCGTGAGCGCGACGGCCGGACCCACTTCGCCGCCGGCAGCCACAGCTACCGCGAGGCCCGCATCCGCGGCCAGTGGCTGATCTCGGTCTACTTCCCCTTCGTGCAGCTCCTGTCGTCGGTGGCCGCCGCGGCCGTCCTGGTCGTCGGCGCCCACCGGATCGGCGCGGGCACCCTGACCACCGGCGCGCTGGTGGCGTACCTGCTCTACATCGACCTGTTCTTCGCCCCCGTGCAGCAGCTCTCCCAGGTCTTCGACGGCTACCAGCAGGCCACGGTCTCGCTCGGCCGCATCCAGGAACTGCTGCGCGAGCCCACCTCCACGAAGAGCGCCGGGGCCCCCGCCGAGGTGGGGCGGCTGCGCGGGGAGATCGTCTTCAAGGACGTCCACTTCTCCTACGGCGACGAGGAGGAAGCCCTCTCGGGCATCACCCTCACCATCCCCGCCGGGCAGACCGTCGCCTTCGTCGGCGAGACCGGCGCGGGCAAGTCGACGCTGGTCAAGCTGGTCGCCCGGTTCTACGACCCGACCCGGGGCCGGGTCCTGGCCGACGGCACCGACGTGCGCGACCTCGACCTCACCGCCTACCGGCACCGGCTCGGCGTCGTCCCGCAGGAGGCGTACCTCTTCCCCGGCACGGTCCGGGACGCCATCGCCTACGGCCGCCCCGACGCCACCGACGCGGAGGTGGAGGCGGCGGCACGGGCGGTCGGCGCGCACGAGATGATCGCCACGCTGGAGGGCGGCTATCTGCACGAGGTCGCGGAACGCGGCCGCAACCTGTCCGCCGGGCAGCGCCAGCTCATCGCGCTGGCCCGCGCGGAACTCGTCGACCCCGACGTGCTCCTCCTCGACGAGGCGACCGCCGCGCTCGACCTGGCCACCGAGGCCCAGGTCAACCAGGCCACCGACCGCCTCGCCGGCCGCCGCACCACCCTCGTCGTCGCCCACCGCCTCACCACGGCGGCCCGCGCCGACCGCGTCGTGGTCATGGACCACGGCAAAGTCGTGGAAGACGGCACCCACGAGGCGCTGCTGGCCCGGGAGGGCCGCTACGCCCACCTCTGGCGCACGTTCGTGGGCGAACCGGTGGCGGCACCGACGTAG
- a CDS encoding esterase-like activity of phytase family protein — MRLRNVIAVAAAGLATAACLTAAGPAAAHSPNGNGNACSSAVSLAGFSDVLDKTSYDGTYVGNLSALARDRDGALVALSDRSSLFRLDAKTLRPKGVVALADESGTALDSEGVVVDRDGSRLVTSEVEPSVRRYSPDGRLLGRLPVPASLQVAPAGRATANGTFEGLTLLPDGRTLVASMEYALAGDSAGTVRLQTWRRHGAHWRLGAQYAYRADDGLGVPEITATPDGRLLVLERGFTSGVGNTVRLHLADLRHATDTSGIEHLTGQRGVRLAKKTPLADIADCPSLGATARQPQPNPLLDNIEGMTVTGRDHRTGRLDVLLVSDDNQNAAQTTRFYRLTARVR, encoded by the coding sequence ATGCGTCTGCGAAACGTGATTGCCGTTGCCGCCGCCGGTCTCGCGACCGCCGCCTGCCTGACCGCCGCCGGGCCCGCCGCCGCCCACTCCCCGAACGGGAACGGGAACGCCTGTTCGTCCGCCGTCTCCCTCGCCGGGTTCTCCGACGTCCTGGACAAGACGTCGTACGACGGCACCTACGTCGGGAACCTCTCCGCCCTCGCGCGGGACCGGGACGGCGCGCTCGTCGCGCTCTCCGACCGGTCCTCACTGTTCCGGCTGGACGCGAAGACCCTCCGGCCCAAGGGGGTTGTCGCGCTCGCCGACGAGAGCGGAACCGCGCTCGACTCAGAGGGGGTCGTCGTCGACCGTGACGGCAGCCGGCTGGTGACCTCCGAGGTCGAGCCCTCCGTACGGCGCTACTCCCCGGACGGCCGCCTCCTCGGCCGGCTGCCCGTGCCCGCCTCGCTCCAGGTCGCCCCGGCCGGCCGGGCCACCGCCAACGGCACGTTCGAGGGGCTCACCCTGCTGCCCGACGGCCGTACCCTCGTCGCCTCCATGGAGTACGCGCTCGCGGGCGACAGCGCCGGCACCGTCCGCCTCCAGACCTGGCGGCGGCACGGCGCGCACTGGCGGCTCGGCGCGCAGTACGCCTACCGCGCCGACGACGGCCTCGGCGTCCCGGAGATCACCGCCACCCCCGACGGCCGGCTCCTCGTCCTGGAGCGCGGTTTCACCTCCGGCGTCGGCAACACCGTCCGCCTCCACCTCGCCGACCTCCGGCACGCCACCGACACCAGCGGGATCGAGCACCTCACCGGGCAGCGCGGCGTACGCCTGGCGAAGAAAACCCCGCTCGCCGACATCGCCGACTGCCCCTCCCTCGGCGCCACCGCCAGGCAGCCCCAGCCCAACCCCCTCCTCGACAACATCGAGGGCATGACCGTCACCGGCCGCGACCACCGCACCGGCCGCCTGGACGTCCTCCTCGTCAGCGACGACAACCAGAACGCCGCGCAGACCACCCGGTTCTACCGCCTCACGGCGCGCGTCCGGTAG
- a CDS encoding helix-turn-helix transcriptional regulator gives MGSIYGDWLKQQREKAGLTQQQLADAAVMTRSHIAHIEAGRRTPSKEDARRLDRALNTGNVLSSFLPPEEAAVADYFESARLLEQQAVMIREFALSFVPGILQTERYARAVLSTSFPPVGEKECDRLVVTRLGRAELLDSPVTPVMWALLDEAVPRRAIGGPDVMAEQIRHLIHLVEAKRIRLHVIPYAAGFYPLLEGMLTLMWFEDQPPLAYSEGLLTGKLYDAPSVVQRLQHRYDLALSDALPLRDSLALLRMTAKEYGHHG, from the coding sequence TTGGGCAGCATCTACGGCGACTGGCTCAAACAGCAGCGCGAGAAGGCGGGACTGACGCAGCAGCAGCTGGCGGACGCGGCGGTGATGACGCGTTCACACATCGCCCACATCGAGGCGGGCCGCCGCACCCCGTCCAAGGAGGACGCCCGCCGCCTGGACAGGGCGCTGAACACGGGAAACGTGCTCAGCAGCTTCCTCCCACCGGAGGAGGCGGCGGTCGCCGACTACTTCGAGTCGGCCCGCCTGCTCGAACAACAGGCGGTGATGATCCGGGAGTTCGCCCTGTCGTTCGTCCCCGGCATCCTCCAGACGGAAAGGTACGCACGTGCGGTTCTGAGCACGTCGTTCCCTCCGGTGGGTGAGAAGGAATGTGACAGGCTCGTTGTCACACGGCTCGGACGGGCCGAACTCCTGGACTCCCCTGTCACTCCCGTGATGTGGGCATTGCTGGACGAGGCGGTGCCGCGACGTGCGATCGGCGGCCCTGACGTCATGGCTGAGCAGATCAGGCACCTCATTCACTTGGTCGAGGCCAAGCGCATCCGCCTCCACGTGATCCCGTACGCGGCGGGCTTTTACCCCCTGCTGGAGGGCATGCTGACGCTGATGTGGTTCGAGGACCAACCACCGCTCGCGTACAGCGAAGGCCTGCTGACGGGGAAGTTGTACGACGCCCCGTCCGTGGTGCAGCGGCTACAGCATCGCTACGATCTCGCCCTGAGCGACGCACTGCCGCTCAGGGACTCACTGGCGCTGCTCAGGATGACGGCGAAGGAGTACGGACACCATGGCTGA
- a CDS encoding DUF397 domain-containing protein: MAENTGNPNAPIPGGWRKSSYSNSEGGSCLEVLDDQAVGIPVRDSKTPHGPAVVFPRTSWALFVTAVKADVLRP; encoded by the coding sequence ATGGCTGAGAACACCGGCAATCCGAACGCGCCCATACCCGGCGGCTGGCGCAAGTCCTCCTACAGCAACAGCGAGGGCGGCAGTTGCCTGGAAGTCCTGGACGACCAGGCCGTCGGCATCCCCGTCCGCGACTCGAAGACCCCGCACGGCCCGGCGGTGGTCTTCCCGCGTACGAGCTGGGCCCTGTTCGTCACGGCGGTAAAGGCCGACGTACTGCGCCCGTGA
- a CDS encoding Crp/Fnr family transcriptional regulator: protein MNAPESFPAAARAAWNDSLLAQFPEHAAGILAERATLRHFASGDAIRGAGEPSGVVYLIVEGLARVFVSSTTGREVTVRYAARGELVGLPALAAGRHNPDVAVKAMIDTDCVSLSASSLSRLAATEVGVAWPVARYVAETLHLSEQLWSNNVFQQVPPRVAFHLLELCTREAGGLVVHATQDELARAVGSVREVVARTLGDFASRALIEREHRVIRLLDPAGLHRIAATQPR from the coding sequence ATGAATGCTCCGGAGTCCTTCCCCGCAGCGGCACGGGCCGCGTGGAACGACAGTCTGCTCGCCCAGTTCCCGGAACACGCCGCCGGGATCCTGGCTGAGCGGGCCACGCTGAGGCACTTCGCCAGCGGCGACGCCATCCGCGGTGCGGGGGAGCCGTCGGGGGTGGTGTACCTGATCGTCGAGGGGCTGGCCCGTGTCTTCGTCAGCTCGACCACCGGCCGCGAGGTGACGGTGCGGTACGCGGCACGAGGTGAGCTGGTCGGCCTGCCCGCCCTGGCAGCCGGCCGCCACAACCCGGACGTCGCGGTCAAGGCCATGATCGACACCGATTGCGTGTCGTTGTCGGCGAGCAGCCTGTCCCGCCTCGCGGCGACCGAGGTCGGGGTGGCGTGGCCCGTCGCGCGGTACGTCGCGGAGACGCTGCACCTCTCCGAGCAGCTGTGGAGCAACAACGTGTTCCAGCAGGTGCCGCCCCGCGTGGCCTTTCACTTGTTGGAGCTGTGCACGCGGGAGGCCGGCGGTCTGGTCGTGCACGCCACGCAGGACGAGCTCGCGCGCGCGGTGGGATCCGTGCGCGAGGTCGTCGCCAGAACCCTCGGGGACTTCGCCTCCCGCGCCCTCATCGAGCGGGAGCACCGCGTCATCCGCCTGCTGGACCCCGCGGGCCTGCACCGGATCGCGGCCACCCAGCCGCGTTGA
- a CDS encoding alpha/beta fold hydrolase, protein MTTFVLLHGAWHGGWCWTRVATRLRDAGHSVFSPTFTGVSDRAHLLSPQIDLHTHVDDIVQLMDAEDLHDVILVGHSYAGMVVAGVTEQRPDRIRTRVYLDAFLPRDGESAIDLLPDHIARHYRKSVSGPGFGWLIPPRSLEVLGVTATEDLDWLTPRLTPQPWATYTAPLTLTARERDVPAAYIECTSWMRVFAPSAERARELGWPGYELDTGHEAMVTAPEPLALLLDRLAG, encoded by the coding sequence GTGACCACCTTTGTGCTCCTGCATGGAGCGTGGCACGGAGGCTGGTGCTGGACGAGGGTGGCCACCCGTCTCCGCGACGCCGGGCACTCGGTGTTCAGCCCGACGTTCACCGGCGTGAGTGACCGCGCGCACCTGCTGTCCCCGCAGATCGACCTGCACACGCACGTCGACGACATCGTGCAGCTGATGGACGCCGAGGATCTGCACGACGTGATCCTCGTCGGCCACAGCTACGCGGGAATGGTGGTCGCCGGCGTCACCGAGCAGCGCCCCGACCGGATCCGGACCCGGGTCTACCTGGACGCCTTCCTCCCGCGCGACGGCGAGTCCGCGATCGATCTGCTGCCCGACCACATCGCCCGTCACTACCGCAAATCCGTCAGCGGCCCGGGATTCGGCTGGCTCATCCCGCCACGGTCGCTCGAGGTGCTGGGCGTCACGGCCACCGAGGACCTCGACTGGCTGACTCCCCGGCTCACGCCGCAGCCGTGGGCCACCTACACGGCGCCGCTCACGCTGACCGCGCGGGAACGAGACGTACCGGCGGCCTACATCGAGTGCACGTCCTGGATGCGCGTCTTCGCTCCGTCGGCCGAACGGGCGCGCGAGCTCGGGTGGCCCGGATACGAACTCGACACCGGACACGAGGCGATGGTGACCGCGCCGGAACCACTGGCGCTGCTCCTCGACCGACTGGCCGGCTGA
- a CDS encoding class III extradiol dioxygenase subunit beta has translation MAEVTWGLATSHVPSIGAAMDNHRTQEPYWKPLFDGYRQARDWMADHTPDAIVLVYNDHANAIGLDLVPTFTLATAASFPVADEGWGPRPVPTVYGHPELAQHLVECLVDDAFDITVAHRLAVDHGFTVPLSVYHPDPGDAWPCPVIPLLVNVIQYPQPTAARCYDLGKALGRAIRAYPEDLKVAVFGTGGMSHQLAGERAGLINPVFDAMFMSKIQSDPQTLASLSRETYIREAGSEGIEMIMWLVMRGAMDEDITRISDTYHVPASNTAAALALFENRAPGR, from the coding sequence GTGGCTGAGGTGACATGGGGGCTGGCGACGAGCCACGTCCCGTCCATCGGCGCCGCCATGGACAACCACAGGACGCAGGAGCCGTACTGGAAACCGCTGTTCGACGGCTACCGGCAGGCCCGCGACTGGATGGCCGACCACACGCCCGACGCCATCGTCCTGGTGTACAACGATCACGCCAACGCGATCGGCCTGGATCTCGTCCCGACCTTCACGTTGGCGACGGCGGCCAGCTTCCCGGTCGCCGACGAGGGCTGGGGACCCCGTCCGGTCCCGACCGTGTACGGCCATCCCGAGCTCGCGCAGCACCTCGTCGAGTGCCTTGTCGACGACGCGTTCGACATCACGGTCGCCCACCGGCTCGCGGTCGATCACGGCTTCACGGTCCCGCTCTCGGTGTACCACCCCGACCCCGGTGACGCCTGGCCGTGTCCGGTGATCCCGCTGCTGGTCAACGTCATCCAGTACCCGCAGCCCACCGCGGCCCGGTGCTACGACCTCGGCAAGGCCCTGGGCAGAGCCATCCGCGCCTACCCCGAGGACCTGAAGGTCGCCGTGTTCGGGACCGGCGGGATGTCGCACCAGCTCGCCGGGGAACGCGCCGGACTGATCAATCCGGTCTTCGACGCGATGTTCATGAGCAAGATCCAGAGCGACCCGCAGACGCTGGCGTCCCTCAGCCGCGAGACGTACATCAGGGAGGCCGGCTCCGAAGGGATCGAGATGATCATGTGGCTGGTCATGCGCGGTGCGATGGACGAGGACATCACGAGGATCTCGGACACCTATCACGTGCCGGCGTCCAACACCGCCGCGGCGCTGGCGCTCTTCGAGAACAGGGCCCCGGGACGGTGA
- a CDS encoding protocatechuate 3,4-dioxygenase produces the protein MTTKPDVPGTYVFDIADSRHGHAINELCSTLTTPAHRARFLADEAGYCDHFDMTPAQRTAVLQRDWRSLLDLGGSIFHVFKLATVDKLSMQHLGGVFTGMTTEDFIAAMRAGGRRCG, from the coding sequence ATGACCACCAAGCCGGACGTGCCCGGGACGTACGTCTTCGACATCGCGGACAGCCGTCACGGCCATGCGATCAACGAGCTGTGCTCGACGCTGACGACGCCGGCGCACCGCGCCCGCTTCCTCGCCGACGAGGCGGGCTACTGCGATCACTTCGACATGACGCCCGCGCAACGCACTGCCGTGCTGCAGCGTGACTGGCGGTCGCTGCTGGACCTCGGGGGCTCGATCTTCCACGTCTTCAAGCTGGCGACGGTGGACAAGCTGTCGATGCAGCACCTCGGGGGCGTCTTCACCGGCATGACGACCGAGGACTTCATCGCGGCGATGAGAGCAGGAGGACGCCGCTGTGGCTGA
- a CDS encoding muconolactone Delta-isomerase family protein: MEFLVRFETNLPDTMPAAERNRLKALERDRAQQLRSEGTLLRLWRVPGRQAVIGLWNTTDATHLHDALVSLPAFPWMDVTVEALATHPQEQR, encoded by the coding sequence ATGGAGTTCTTGGTCAGGTTCGAGACCAACCTCCCCGACACGATGCCCGCCGCCGAACGGAACCGGTTGAAAGCTCTCGAACGCGACCGCGCTCAGCAGCTGCGGAGCGAGGGAACGCTTCTGCGCCTGTGGCGGGTCCCCGGGAGGCAAGCGGTGATCGGTCTCTGGAACACCACGGACGCCACCCACCTGCACGACGCGCTGGTGTCCCTGCCCGCCTTCCCCTGGATGGACGTCACGGTCGAGGCGCTCGCCACCCATCCTCAGGAGCAGCGATGA